GATCGTCGCGATCACCGTGTGGCTCACAGCCAAGTCGAACTAGCTATACGTCTGACGACGGTTGAAGGGATAAGAATGGCCAAGGACCACGGCGGAGACAGCAGCGAAGCTGCGGGCACGTCGGTCGAGAAGCACGGCGCAGCCACCGCGCCCCGGGGCACGGCGGTAGAAGTTGCCGACCGCGTTCAGAACCCCGGCTTCCCCCCGTTCCGGCCTCGCGTGACGGACGTCGACCCCGTCAAGGAGAAGAAGCAGGAGCGACGCGTCGCGGCGCTCTTCTTTGTGTCGATCATCGGCAGCGTCCTGGCCATCGTCGCCTACATCATCTTCCCGATCACGGAGGATGGCGGTCTCGAGGCGGTGCGCAACAACAACCTCTTCCTGGGTATCGGCATCACGCTCGCTCTCCTCGGCATCGGTTTCGGCGCCGTGCATTGGTCGAAGGCCCTCATGGACGGCCACGACCTGACCGAGCAGCGTCACGGAACGCGCGGATCCGATGAGACTCGCGCCAAGGCCGTCGAGGTCTTCACCCTTGGTAACAAGGAGTCCGGTTTCACACGCCGCAAGCTCATCCGCAACTCCCTCATCGGTGCGCTCGTCGTCAGCCCGCTGCCGGCCGTCGTGTTGTTCCGCGATCTGGCCCCCGCTGAGGACCCGGTGCCGCTGCTCAAGCACACCATGTGGGACAAGGGCGTTCGCCTCACCATCGACCCCTTCGGAACCCCGATTCGCGCGTCGGATGTCACGCTCGGATCCGCTTTCCACGTGATTCCCGAGGGCCTCAACGAATCCAGCCACAAGCTCGAGGAGAAGGCCAAGGCGGCCGTGCTCCTCATGCGCCTCAAGCCGGAAGACCTGAACGTCTCCCCCGGTCGCGAGGACTGGAACTACGACGGAATCGTGGCGTACTCCAAGATCTGCACGCACGTCGGCTGCCCCGTTGCCCTGTACGAGCAGCAGACGCACCACCTGCTGTGCCCCTGCCACCAGTCGCAGTTCGACATCAAGAACGAGGCCGAGGTCATCTTCGGACCGGCCAAGCGCGCACTGCCCCAGCTTCCGATCACCGTCGACGACGAGGGTTACCTCGTCGCGCGCAGCGACTTCACCGAGCCCGTGGGCCCGAGCTTCTGGGAGCGTGAACTGTGACCACCGCAACAACCACCCCGCCGAGCACCCCCGACGCACAGTCGGCGGAGGCTCCCGCCGAGAAGTCGGTCGGCATGCGGTTCACCGGTTGGGCTGCCAACTACGTCGACGAGCGCACGAGCCTTTCCGGCCTCGTCCGTGAGCTCGGCCGCAAGATCTTCCCCGACCACTGGTCGTTCATGCTCGGTGAGGTGGCGCTGTACAGCTTCATCGTCATCCTGCTCTCCGGCACTTTCCTGACGTTCTTCTTCGAGGCGTCGATGGTCCCCGTCATTTACGACGGCTCGTGGGTGCCTCTCAAGGGAATCGAGATGTCGGCGGCGATGGCGTCGACTCTCGACATCTCCTTCGACATCCGCGGCGGCCTCCTGATGCGCCAGGTGCACCACTGGGCGGCGCTGCTGTTCGTTGCATCCATCGGTCTGCACATGCTCCGCGTGTTCTTCACGGGAGCATTCCGTAAGCCGCGTGAAATCAACTGGCTCATCGGTTTTGTGCTCTTCATCCTCGCCATGGCCGAGGGATTCACCGGATACTCGCTGCCTGACGACCTGCTCTCGGGTAACGGTCTTCGCATCATCGACGGAATGGTCAAGGGCATCCCGATCGTCGGAACGTGGATCTCCTACCTCCTCTTCGGCGGAGAGTTCCCGGGCTTCGACATCGTCAGCCGCCTGTACGTTCTGCACATCCTGTTGCTGCCGGCGATCCTCGTCGCAGCGCTCGGCGTACACATGGTGCTGCTTGTTGTGAACAAGCACACGCAGTTCGCTGCCCCCGGTGCGACGAACGACAACGTCGTTGGTGTGCCGATCATGCCCGTGTTCGCCGCCAAAGCTGGTGGATTCTTCTTCATCGTCTTCGGTGTCATCGTCGCGATCGCATCGTTCTTCCAGATCAACCCGGTGTGGGTGTATGGACCATACGACCCCTCCCCCGTGTCGGCTGGAACGCAGCCTGACTGGTACATCGGTTTCGCCGACGGAATGTTGCGACTGATTCCTCCGCACCTGGAGACGGTGATCTTCGGCTTCACCTTCAGCTGGTACATCATCATTCCGCTCGTCGTGATCGGCCTGTTCCTCGTAGTTGTCGCCCTCTACCCCTTCATCGAGGCGTGGATCACGGGCGACAAGCGTGAGCACCACATCGCCGACCGTCCGCGCAACGCGCCGACCCGAACGGCGATCGGTGCGGCAGGTGTGACCTTCTACGCGGTCATGTGGGCAGCGGCGAGTTCGGACCTCATGGCAACGCACTTCAAACTCACGATGGAGGGTGTCATTCACACGCTCCAGGTGCTGCTCATCATCGGCCCGATCATCGCCTACTTCGTCACGAAGCGGGTATGTCTCGCTCTCCAGAAGAAGGATCGTGAGATCGCACTTCACGGGTACGAGTCCGGTCGCATCGTGCGCCTGCCGGGCGGCGAATATATCGAGGTGCACCAGCAGCTCGATGAGTACCAGCGCTGGAAGCTCGTGAGCTACGAGGACTACAAGCCCCTCATGATCCGCCCCGACTCACGCGGACGCATTACGGCCCGTCAGCGCGTTCGTAGTGTGCTGTCCCGCTGGTTCTTCGAGGACCGCATCGAGCCTGTCAACCAGAAGGAACTCGACGCCGGCCACCACGACGGCCACTAACCACCGCTTCTGAAGAAGGGGCCCGCCGGTTTATCCGGCGGGCCCCTTCTTCATTCCCGATGAGCGCTCCCGCTCCCGCGAGTGCCTGTCATGGAGATCCACTCGACAGAGCTCGGGATGAACAAAATGAACGCTCCCCTCACTGGCTCTACGAACGCGCATAGTCGATTCGAAGGACGCCGTCCCGGACGACCGCGATTCGAGGGTAGGCTGTCGCGGCCAAGTCGAATCGGGGCGAATCCCCGAGAGAGAGTGGCCGCGGCTCTTTAGAGAACTCACGATGCCAGCGGCTTCGCAAGCATCAGCAAAAAAGGTCGACGACAGCCACAAGTGCTGTCGTCGACCTAAATCGCCGCGGTGCGCCTTCTAACGGGCGAAGTACCCGCGGTAGTACTCGAAGACCCAGCCGACTAGGGCGACCAGCAGAACGCCGGCGCCGATGAAGGACAACCAGGGTCCGATCGCGAGGCCCAGAACGACAACCGCCGCCGAGGCGGCCAGCACGATCGGCCACCAGCTCCACGGGCTGAAGTGGCCCTGCTCGGCGTCTCCATCATCGATATTCGCGTCGAGACGATCCTCGGGGAGGGTTCCACCCTGCGACTTCGTCACGAGCCCCAGGTAGAACGCGATCAGAATCGCAAGCGCCCCGGAGAGAAGGATGCCGATGGATCCGACCCACTCGATCTTGAACCACCACTCGACATCGTTGTGGTTGGCGAGAATCGACCAGCCGGTGTAGAGCGCAGCAGCGAAAAAGAAGAAGCCGGCGAGGATCCAGAACAGCCGAACATTGGTATTCACGTCTACTTCACCTTCTCATCGCTGACGTCGTACACGGGCGCATCCGGGGCATCCTTGAGTGGACCAATTCCCACGGGAATCTCTGCCTCCGGGTGGTTGATGTCGAACGCGGGAGACTCGGAACGAATGCGCGGGATCGACGTGAAGTTGTGACGCGGGGGCGGGCAGCTCGTGGCCCACTCGAGCGAACGCGAGTAGCCCCACGGGTCGTTGACGGTGACCTTGGGTGCCTTACGGGCCGTGATGTACACGTTGTAGAAGAAGGGCAGCATCGAGATCGCGAGGATTGCGGCGCCGATGGTCGAAACCTGGTTCATCCAGGTCACACCGTCCTCTTCAAGGTAAGTGCGGTAACGACGCGGCAGACCCACAACTCCGATCCAGTGCTGGATCAAGAACGTCGTGTGGAAACCGATGAACAGCAGCCAGAAGTGGATCTTGCCCAAGCGGTCGTTGAGCATCTTGCCGGTCCACTTGGGCCACCAGAAGTAGAACCCACTGAACATCGCGAACACAACGGTGCCGAAGACGACGTAGTGGAAGTGCGCCACAACGAAGTACGTGTCAGAGACGTGGAAGTCCAACGGCGGCGATGCAAGGATGACGCCGGTCAGACCACCGAACGTGAAGGTGATCAGGAAGCCGATCGCCCACAGCATCGGCGCCTCGAAGGTCACGGAACCCCGCCACATCGTGCCGACCCAGTTGAAGATCTTCACACCCGTCGGTACGGCGATGAGCATTGTCAGAAGGGCGAAGAAGGGCAGGAGCACGGAGCCCGTGACGTACATGTGGTGAGCCCACACCGTGACAGACAGAGCCGCAATCGCGATCGTCGCGTAGACGAGAGTCTTGTAGCCGAAGATCGGTTTGCGGGAGAACACCGGGAGGACTTCGGAAATGATTCCGAAGAACGGCAAGGCGATGATGTAGACCTCGGGGTGTCCGAAGAACCAGAAGAGGTGTTGCCAGAGGATCACACCCCCATTCGCCGGATCGTAGATATGCGCGTCGAACACACGATCGGCACCGAGCCCGAAGAGCGCTGCGGCGAGAACCGGGAACGCCATGAGCACGAGGAGCGAGGTGACGAGGGTGTTCCAGGTGAAGATCGGCATACGCCACATCGTCATACCGGGCGCACGCATCGTGATGATCGTCGTGATGAAGTTGACGGCACCCAGGATCGTTCCGAAACCGCTCAGTGCAAGACCGAACACCCACAGGTTTCCGCCGAAGCCCGGGGAGAAGGTTGTGCTCGAGAGCGGCGCGTAGGCGAACCATCCGAACGAGGCCGCGCCCTGGGGCGTGAGGAAGCCCGCGACGGCCATGAGGCTACCGAAGTTGAACAGCCAGTACGCGAAGGCGTTCAGTCGCGGGAACGCCACATCCGGCGCACCGATCTGCAGCGGCATGAGCACGTTCGCAAAGCCAGCAAAAAGCGGCGTCGCGAACATGAGCAGCATGATCGTGCCGTGCATGGTGAACAGCTGGTTGTACTGCTCACCCGTGGGGATGACCGAGATGCCAGGAGCGAAGAGCTGAGCGCGGATCACGAGCGCCATCACACCGCCGAGCAGGAAGTAGAAGAACGACGTGATGAGGTATAGGTACCCGATGGTCTTGTGGTCCGTCGAGGTGATCCAATTCACCACGACATTGCCCTTGCGCTGAGCGGACGTCGAGACGCCGGGAGCTTCCAAAGTTGCTGCGCTCATCGCATGTCTTCCTCGATGCTGCTGCCGTTACCCGGCAGGTTCTGGTTCACGTTGAAATCGGCGCCAATTTGTCCCTCGCCACCGTAGGGAGCGAAGTCGCCCGCCTTGAGCGAGGCGATGTAGGCGTCGTACTCGTCTTGAGAGACGACCTCGACCGTGAAGAGCATGTTCGCGTGGTACTCGCCGCACAGCTCGGCACACTTGCCGGCGTACGTACCCTCCTTGGTGGGCTCGAAGTACATGTAGTTGCTCTTGCCCGGGATCATGTCCTTCTTGTAAAGGAAGTCGACAACCCAGAAGG
This genomic window from Antiquaquibacter oligotrophicus contains:
- the qcrA gene encoding cytochrome bc1 complex Rieske iron-sulfur subunit, whose translation is MAKDHGGDSSEAAGTSVEKHGAATAPRGTAVEVADRVQNPGFPPFRPRVTDVDPVKEKKQERRVAALFFVSIIGSVLAIVAYIIFPITEDGGLEAVRNNNLFLGIGITLALLGIGFGAVHWSKALMDGHDLTEQRHGTRGSDETRAKAVEVFTLGNKESGFTRRKLIRNSLIGALVVSPLPAVVLFRDLAPAEDPVPLLKHTMWDKGVRLTIDPFGTPIRASDVTLGSAFHVIPEGLNESSHKLEEKAKAAVLLMRLKPEDLNVSPGREDWNYDGIVAYSKICTHVGCPVALYEQQTHHLLCPCHQSQFDIKNEAEVIFGPAKRALPQLPITVDDEGYLVARSDFTEPVGPSFWEREL
- the qcrB gene encoding cytochrome bc1 complex cytochrome b subunit, whose protein sequence is MRFTGWAANYVDERTSLSGLVRELGRKIFPDHWSFMLGEVALYSFIVILLSGTFLTFFFEASMVPVIYDGSWVPLKGIEMSAAMASTLDISFDIRGGLLMRQVHHWAALLFVASIGLHMLRVFFTGAFRKPREINWLIGFVLFILAMAEGFTGYSLPDDLLSGNGLRIIDGMVKGIPIVGTWISYLLFGGEFPGFDIVSRLYVLHILLLPAILVAALGVHMVLLVVNKHTQFAAPGATNDNVVGVPIMPVFAAKAGGFFFIVFGVIVAIASFFQINPVWVYGPYDPSPVSAGTQPDWYIGFADGMLRLIPPHLETVIFGFTFSWYIIIPLVVIGLFLVVVALYPFIEAWITGDKREHHIADRPRNAPTRTAIGAAGVTFYAVMWAAASSDLMATHFKLTMEGVIHTLQVLLIIGPIIAYFVTKRVCLALQKKDREIALHGYESGRIVRLPGGEYIEVHQQLDEYQRWKLVSYEDYKPLMIRPDSRGRITARQRVRSVLSRWFFEDRIEPVNQKELDAGHHDGH
- the ctaF gene encoding aa3-type cytochrome oxidase subunit IV; protein product: MNTNVRLFWILAGFFFFAAALYTGWSILANHNDVEWWFKIEWVGSIGILLSGALAILIAFYLGLVTKSQGGTLPEDRLDANIDDGDAEQGHFSPWSWWPIVLAASAAVVVLGLAIGPWLSFIGAGVLLVALVGWVFEYYRGYFAR
- the ctaD gene encoding aa3-type cytochrome oxidase subunit I, with the translated sequence MSAATLEAPGVSTSAQRKGNVVVNWITSTDHKTIGYLYLITSFFYFLLGGVMALVIRAQLFAPGISVIPTGEQYNQLFTMHGTIMLLMFATPLFAGFANVLMPLQIGAPDVAFPRLNAFAYWLFNFGSLMAVAGFLTPQGAASFGWFAYAPLSSTTFSPGFGGNLWVFGLALSGFGTILGAVNFITTIITMRAPGMTMWRMPIFTWNTLVTSLLVLMAFPVLAAALFGLGADRVFDAHIYDPANGGVILWQHLFWFFGHPEVYIIALPFFGIISEVLPVFSRKPIFGYKTLVYATIAIAALSVTVWAHHMYVTGSVLLPFFALLTMLIAVPTGVKIFNWVGTMWRGSVTFEAPMLWAIGFLITFTFGGLTGVILASPPLDFHVSDTYFVVAHFHYVVFGTVVFAMFSGFYFWWPKWTGKMLNDRLGKIHFWLLFIGFHTTFLIQHWIGVVGLPRRYRTYLEEDGVTWMNQVSTIGAAILAISMLPFFYNVYITARKAPKVTVNDPWGYSRSLEWATSCPPPRHNFTSIPRIRSESPAFDINHPEAEIPVGIGPLKDAPDAPVYDVSDEKVK